In Mangifera indica cultivar Alphonso chromosome 1, CATAS_Mindica_2.1, whole genome shotgun sequence, a single genomic region encodes these proteins:
- the LOC123216318 gene encoding uncharacterized protein LOC123216318 isoform X1 translates to MNHKVGFDCSKFIEMKKGLHPQMQWISYVTQSGRLMHVMMTKIHHVGKVYHFRARRQMAQSIGQLAKFKRRYEQQENTENNEK, encoded by the exons ATGAATCACAAAGTAGGATTTGATTGTTCAAA ATTTATAGAAATGAAGAAGGGACTACACCCTCAGATGCAATGGATATCCTATGTGACCCAGAGCGGCAGATTGATGCATGTTATGATGACAAAAATACACCATGTCGGCAAAGTGTACCATTTTAGGGCAAGACGCCAGATGGCTCAAAGTATTGGACAGCTTGCTAAGTTTAAGCGCCGGTATGAGCAGCAGGAGAATACcgaaaacaatgaaaaatga
- the LOC123222700 gene encoding uncharacterized protein LOC123222700 isoform X1 produces MECQWSKREMNAFKAFKACVPIEWSPKLYITLVRGMPGTRRLHRRTIEALGLGKCNRTVVQRNTPSARGMLEQVKRLVVIETEEMYKARKEKLFNHQALRPPLVSSHVPRSVTKSS; encoded by the exons ATG GAGTGTCAGTGGAGCAAGAGAGAAATGAATGCTTTTAAAGCTTTCAAAGCTTGCGTTCCGATTGAATGGAGCCCTAAACTATATATAACGCTTGTGAGGGGGATGCCGGGCACAAGGAGGCTTCATAGGCGCACTATAGAGGCATTAGGCCTTGGCAAATGCAACCGCACTGTTGTGCAAAGGAACACTCCTTCGGCCAGGGGAATGCTTGAACAG GTAAAAAGGTTGGTTGTGATCGAGACAGAAGAGATGTACAAGGCTCGCAAAGAGAAGTTGTTCAATCACCAAGCTTTACGCCCCCCTTTGGTCAGTAGTCATGTCCCAAGATCTGTAACTAAATCTAGTTAG
- the LOC123194999 gene encoding stigma-specific STIG1-like protein 4, producing the protein MANYALITFLILILAPFAIVESKFMAKRVLQGANNGSLVSSPWLKKVTNGGRGRDPWPPGPGCRNRPRICSRGKKPGTQMRCCRNRCVDVSSDVNHCGLCAIRCPFTWQCCRGFCSNTSVSRFNCGKCGSRCPWGVRCYYGMCGYAQPEPRPRPTHPPPLGKGRQEPPWGDQPPSSNI; encoded by the coding sequence ATGGCCAATTATGCTCTAATCACTTTCTTAATACTAATACTTGCACCCTTTGCAATAGTTGAAAGCAAATTTATGGCCAAAAGGGTGCTCCAAGGTGCCAACAATGGCTCATTAGTATCATCGCCTTGGCTTAAAAAAGTGACCAATGGAGGGCGGGGGCGAGATCCATGGCCTCCAGGACCAGGGTGCCGGAACAGGCCACGGATATGTAGTCGAGGGAAGAAGCCAGGAACCCAGATGAGATGTTGCAGGAACCGTTGTGTTGATGTGAGTTCCGATGTAAATCACTGTGGTTTGTGTGCGATCAGGTGCCCATTTACATGGCAATGTTGCCGTGGCTTTTGTAGCAATACAAGTGTTAGTCGCTTTAATTGTGGCAAGTGTGGCAGTAGATGCCCTTGGGGAGTGCGTTGCTACTATGGTATGTGCGGTTATGCTCAGCCTGAACCTCGGCCGCGGCCAACACACCCACCACCACTTGGCAAAGGCAGACAAGAACCACCATGGGGTGATCAGCCACCTTCTAGCAACATATAA
- the LOC123222700 gene encoding 50S ribosomal protein L30 isoform X2, whose product MNAFKAFKACVPIEWSPKLYITLVRGMPGTRRLHRRTIEALGLGKCNRTVVQRNTPSARGMLEQVKRLVVIETEEMYKARKEKLFNHQALRPPLVSSHVPRSVTKSS is encoded by the exons ATGAATGCTTTTAAAGCTTTCAAAGCTTGCGTTCCGATTGAATGGAGCCCTAAACTATATATAACGCTTGTGAGGGGGATGCCGGGCACAAGGAGGCTTCATAGGCGCACTATAGAGGCATTAGGCCTTGGCAAATGCAACCGCACTGTTGTGCAAAGGAACACTCCTTCGGCCAGGGGAATGCTTGAACAG GTAAAAAGGTTGGTTGTGATCGAGACAGAAGAGATGTACAAGGCTCGCAAAGAGAAGTTGTTCAATCACCAAGCTTTACGCCCCCCTTTGGTCAGTAGTCATGTCCCAAGATCTGTAACTAAATCTAGTTAG
- the LOC123193151 gene encoding endoglucanase 11-like yields MKAKIRKQKQQPCMVVLKLCIIFAILPLNQSLSFNYTQALSKSLLYFESQRSGRLPHHQRVTWRHHSALTDGLEQGVDLVGGYYDAGDNVKFGFPMAFTITMLSWAVIEYGGDIATAGEYDHAVEAIKWGTDYFIKAHTQPNELWVEVGDGDTDHYCWQRPEDMTTSRRAYKVDEQNPGSDVAGETAAAMAAASIVFRKQNPRYSKLLLHHAKQLFEFGDKFRGKYDNSIEIVRGYYPSVSGFMDELLWAALWLYKATDMEVYLKYVLENGHPFGGITWAITEFSWDVKYAGVQVIASMLREEKHKKENRLALEQYRSKAEYYLCACLNKNNDTNVHRTPGGLLYIRQWNNMQYVSTTSFLLTIYSDYLHSTNQTLKCDRAILTPQEIFAFAKSQADYILGSNPMAMSYLVGHGLNFPQRVHHRGASIESYKENKGFIGCTEGFDNWFARPDPNPNVVVGALVGGPDENDQFRDQRSNFQQTEACTYNTAAVVGVLAKLHRLYSHQSHDSPLIVSN; encoded by the exons ATGAAAGCCAAAATACGAAAGCAAAAGCAGCAGCCATGCATGGTTGTGTTAAAACTTTGCATAATTTTTGCCATTTTACCTTTAAACCAATCTCTCTCATTCAACTACACTCAAGCCCTCTCCAAGAGCCTCCTCTACTTTGAGTCACAACGCTCCGGCCGCCTCCCCCACCACCAGCGAGTCACCTGGCGCCACCACTCCGCCCTCACCGATGGCCTCGAACAAGGA GTGGACTTGGTGGGAGGATATTATGATGCTGGTGACAATGTGAAGTTTGGTTTCCCTATGGCATTCACTATAACAATGCTCTCTTGGGCAGTCATTGAGTACGGCGGAGATATTGCTACCGCCGGTGAGTATGACCACGCGGTGGAGGCCATCAAGTGGGGGACGGATTATTTCATCAAAGCTCATACTCAACCTAATGAATTATGGGTTGAG GTTGGCGACGGAGACACCGATCACTACTGTTGGCAGAGGCCGGAGGATATGACAACTTCACGGCGGGCATACAAGGTGGACGAGCAGAACCCGGGATCAGATGTGGCAGGGGAGACCGCAGCAGCAATGGCGGCAGCATCAATTGTGTTTAGGAAACAAAACCCACGTTACTCTAAGCTACTATTGCACCATGCAAAACAG TTGTTTGAATTTGGTGACAAGTTCAGAGGGAAATATGATAATAGCATTGAGATAGTGAGGGGTTACTATCCGTCGGTGAGTGGGTTCATGGATGAGTTGTTGTGGGCTGCTTTGTGGCTGTACAAGGCCACCGACATGGAGGTTTATTTGAAGTATGTGCTGGAAAATGGGCATCCCTTTGGTGGGATCACTTGGGCCATTACTGAATTTAGCTGGGATGTTAAGTATGCTGGTGTTCAGGTCATTGCTTCCATG TTGAGGGAAGAGAAGCACAAGAAGGAGAACAGGCTAGCACTAGAACAATACCGTTCAAAGGCAGAGTATTATCTTTGTGCATGCCTCAACAAGAACAATGACACTAACGTGCATCGCACACCCGGGGGCTTATTGTACATCCGCCAATGGAACAACATGCAGTACGTATCAACGACGTCGTTTCTGCTCACAATTTACAGTGATTATCTTCACTCCACAAATCAGACGCTCAAATGTGATCGTGCCATTTTGACCCCACAAGAAATTTTTGCCTTTGCCAAATCACAGGCTGATTACATCTTGGGCTCTAATCCAATGGCTATGAGTTACTTGGTTGGCCACGGCTTAAATTTCCCTCAGAGGGTGCACCACAGAGGAGCCTCTATTGAATCATACAAAGAGAATAAGGGTTTTATTGGGTGCACTGAAGGGTTTGATAATTGGTTCGCACGGCCTGATCCTAACCCTAATGTTGTTGTTGGAGCCCTGGTTGGAGGGCCAGATGAGAACGATCAATTTAGAGATCAACGATCAAATTTCCAGCAGACGGAGGCATGCACGTATAATACGGCGGCTGTTGTCGGAGTTTTAGCTAAATTACATAGATTGTACAGTCATCAGTCACATGATAGTCCTTTGATTGTTTCTAACTAA
- the LOC123216318 gene encoding uncharacterized protein LOC123216318 isoform X2 encodes MKKGLHPQMQWISYVTQSGRLMHVMMTKIHHVGKVYHFRARRQMAQSIGQLAKFKRRYEQQENTENNEK; translated from the coding sequence ATGAAGAAGGGACTACACCCTCAGATGCAATGGATATCCTATGTGACCCAGAGCGGCAGATTGATGCATGTTATGATGACAAAAATACACCATGTCGGCAAAGTGTACCATTTTAGGGCAAGACGCCAGATGGCTCAAAGTATTGGACAGCTTGCTAAGTTTAAGCGCCGGTATGAGCAGCAGGAGAATACcgaaaacaatgaaaaatga
- the LOC123211514 gene encoding uncharacterized membrane protein YuiD-like: protein MDEAFTTVDGSSSVASDSLQPSIIPLNVPLLSAFLALSLAQFLKLFTTWYKEKKWDPRRLVRSGGMPSSHSATVTALAVAIGLQEGTGGSVFAVALVLACVVMYDASGVRLHAGRQAELLNQIVCGLPPEHPLSHVRPLRDSLGHTPIQVAAGALLGCLVAYLMRT from the exons ATGGATGAAGCCTTCACAACCGTTGATGGGTCGTCAAGCGTTGCATCGGACTCATTACAGCCGTCCATTATCCCCTTAAACGTCCCTTTACTGTCAGCTTTTCTTGCCCTTTCTCTCGCCCAGTTCCTCAAGCTCTTCACCACCtg GTACAAGGAGAAGAAATGGGACCCGAGAAGATTGGTTAGATCAGGTGGAATGCCATCATCCCATTCAGCGACTGTAACTGCTCTTGCTGTTGCCATAGGTTTACAAGAAGGGACTGGAGGATCAGTGTTTGCTGTTGCACTGGTTTTAGCATGTGTA GTAATGTATGATGCTTCTGGTGTACGGCTTCATGCTGGTCGTCAAGCTGAA TTACTAAATCAAATTGTATGTGGGTTACCTCCTGAACACCCTCTTTCCCATGTTAGACCTCTGCGGGATTCACTTGGTCATACACCAATTCAG GTTGCTGCCGGTGCTTTGCTGGGATGTTTAGTAGCATACCTAATGAGAACTTAG
- the LOC123222720 gene encoding uncharacterized protein LOC123222720: MSLLSQVRGFIFLFYKSTRPSSMKPFTACLYNPFRRYGKDNRLRDERHVMEERAPSTAEEFERVAEEKQKLKAAEQGVASQTGDRFYDVPEEATIGESKVEAVKKRFEEHEEGVDYRWTGDED, from the exons ATGTCACTGCTATCACAAGTGAGAGGCTTCATCTTTCTCTTTTACAAATCTACCCGGCCCTCTTCCATGAAGCCCTTCACCGCCTGCCTCTACAATCCCTTTAGG AGGTATGGCAAAGATAACCGGCTGCGTGATGAAAGGCACGTAATGGAGGAGAGAGCGCCGTCGACAGCTGAAGAGTTCGAAAGGGTAGCGGAGGAGAAGCAGAAGCTTAAAGCGGCGGAGCAAGGAGTGGCAAGTCAGACGGGTGATAGGTTTTATGATGTACCGGAAGAGGCCACCATTGGTGAGTCTAAAGTTGAAGCTGTGAAGAAGAGATTCGAAGAGCATGAAGAAGGAGTTGATTACCGCTGGACGGGCGATGAAGATTAA
- the LOC123222433 gene encoding GDP-L-galactose phosphorylase 2 gives MLRIKRVPTVVSNYQKEEAEEGARRRGGCGRNCLNKCCIEGANLPLYLFKSVSKTETAKVVLEKENSEPPVAFLDSLLLGEWEDRMQRGLFRYDVTACETKVIPGEYGFIAQLNEGRHLKKRPTEFRVDKVLQPFDGNKFNFTKVGQEEVLFQFEASQDGEVQFFPNAPIDVENSPSVVAINVSPIEYGHVLLIPRVLECLPQRIDRDSLLLALQMAAEAGNRYFRLGYNSLGAFATINHLHFQAYYLAMLFPIEKASTKKMTSMDNGVLISELLKYPVRGLVFEGGNAIVDLSNSVSDACICLQENNIPYNVLISDCGKRIFLLPQCYAEKQALGEVSAELLDTQVNPAVWEISGHMVLKRKKDYEEASEENAWRLLAEVSLSEERFQEVSALIFEAISCGDIANGNVAENLLEAGVKSQALEEVNNAVNPSSCCTFVPGTQECLFLR, from the exons ATGTTGAGGATCAAGAGAGTGCCAACCGTTGTTTCGAATTACCAGAAAGAGGAGGCGGAAGAGGGTGCTCGTCGCAGAGGCGGGTGTGGTCGGAATTGCCTTAACAAGTGCTGCATCGAAG GGGCAAATCTTCCCTTGTATTTGTTCAAGAGCGTAAGCAAGACTGAGACTGCGAAGGTTGTGCTTGAAAAGGAGAATAGCGAGCCTCCGGTTGCGTTTCTAGACTCGCTTCTTCTTGGGGAG TGGGAGGACCGCATGCAGAGAGGACTCTTTCGCTATGATGTCACTGCCTGTGAAACCAAG GTGATTCCGGGAGAGTATGGTTTCATTGCCCAGCTGAACGAGGGCCGCCACCTGAAGAAGAGGCCAACTGAATTCCGTGTTGACAAGGTCCTCCAGCCTTTTGATGGGAACAAATTTAACTTCACTAAAGTTGGGCAGGAAGAGGTGCTCTTCCAGTTCGAAGCAAGTCAAGATGGTGAAGTTCAGTTCTTCCCAAATGCGCCCATTGATGTTGAGAATTCGCCAAGTGTTGTTGCCATCAAT GTTAGTCCAATTGAATATGGGCATGTGCTGCTGATCCCACGGGTTCTTGAGTGCTTACCTCAGAGGATTGACCGTGATAGCTTATTGCTTGCACTTCAGATGGCCGCCGAAGCTGGGAATCGGTACTTCCGCTTGGGTTACAATAGCTTGGGTGCATTTGCTACCATCAATCACCTTCACTTCCAG GCTTACTACCTGGCCATGCTCTTCCCAATTGAGAAGGCCTCTACCAAGAAGATGACCTCTATGGATAATGGGGTGCTGATTTCTGAGCTTTTGAAATATCCAGTCAGAGGTCTTGTCTTTGAGGGTGGAAATGCTATAGTAGATTTATCCAACAGTGTCTCGGATGCTTGCATTTGccttcaagaaaacaacataccttaCAATGTGCTTATTTCTGATTGTGGAAAGCGCATCTTTCTCTTACCACAG TGCTATGCTGAGAAACAAGCTCTTGGGGAAGTAAGTGCCGAGCTTCTCGACACCCAAGTCAACCCAGCTGTGTGGGAAATTAGTGGGCATATGGtgttgaagaggaagaaggaCTATGAGGAGGCATCAGAGGAAAATGCTTGGAGGCTGCTTGCTGAAGTCTCTCTCTCTGAAGAGAGGTTCCAGGAAGTGAGTGCTCTCATCTTTGAAGCCATTTCCTGTGGTGATATTGCCAATGGCAATGTTGCTGAGAACTTGCTTGAGGCAGGTGTCAAATCTCAAGCTCTTGAAGAAGTCAATAATGCTGTTAACCCAAGCTCCTGCTGCACCTTTGTGCCGGGGACTCAGGAATGCCTATTTCTCCGGTAA
- the LOC123222691 gene encoding adenylyltransferase and sulfurtransferase MOCS3 produces the protein METNGDGADVSRILRELESLKASKREIEHRISVLEAQLHQKANTVSNGSCASMTTVDSNGLSPDMIYRYSRHLLLPSFGVQGQSNLLKSSILVVGAGGLGSPALLYLAACGVGRLGIVDHDVVELNNMHRQIIHTEAYIGQPKVRSAAAACRSINSTIQIVEHQEALRTSNALEILSKYDIVVDATDNAPSRYMISDCCVVLGKPLVSGAALGLEGQLTVYNHNGGPCYRCLFPTPPPTTACQRCADNGVLGVVPGIIGCLQALEAIKIASAIGEPLSGRMLLFDALSGRIRVVKIRGRSLQCKVCGENSAFTKDVFRNFDYEKFTQSPLSTLPLKLNLLPADSRISSTEYKEKVIKGEAHVLVDVRPGHHFEIVSLPNSINIPLTSLESRLPEVSSALKEKEEQDGTNPGSGVSLYMVCRRGNDSQRAVQLLKTMGFTSAKDIIGGLESWARDVDPNFPTY, from the exons ATGGAGACCAACGGAGATGGTGCTGACGTGTCTCGAATCCTCAGAGAACTAGAAAGCTTAAAGGCTTCTAAGAGGGAAATTGAGCATCGAATTTCCGTTCTCGAAGCTCAGCTTCATCAGAAAGCAAACACCGTTAGTAACGGTTCTTGTGCTTCAATGACCACCGTTGATTCCAATGGCTTATCACCGGACATGATCTACCGTTACAGTCGCCACCTCTTGCTTCCTTCCTTTGGAGTTCAAG GGCAGTCGAATCTGTTAAAATCTTCAATTCTAGTCGTTGGAGCTGGTGGTTTGGGCTCGCCAGCTCTTCTCTATCTTGCAGCTTGTGGGGTTG GGCGATTGGGTATTGTGGATCATGATGTAGTTGAGCTTAACAACATGCACAGGCAG ATTATCCACACTGAAGCATATATTGGTCAGCCCAAAGTGAGATCAGCTGCAGCTGCTTGTCGCTC GATCAACTCCACTATTCAGATTGTTGAACACCAGGAAGCATTGCGTacctcaaatgctttggagaTTTTGAGCAA ATATGACATAGTAGTAGATGCAACTGATAATGCACCAAGCCGATACATGATCAGTGATTGTTGTGTGGTGTTGGGGAAG CCTCTTGTATCTGGTGCTGCACTGGGATTGGAAGGGCAG CTTACAGTTTACAACCACAATGGAGGTCCATGCTATCGTTGCCTATTTCCAACTCCACCTCCTACGACGGCATGCCAAAGATGTGCTGATAATGGAGTCTTAGGAGTAG TTCCAGGAATTATCGGCTGTCTCCAAGCTTTAGAGGCCATTAAAATTGCTAGTGCTATCGGTGAACCACTCTCAGGAAGGATGCTTCTATTTGATGCTTTGTCAGGACGAATTCGTGTA GTAAAGATTAGAGGCAGATCATTACAGTGCAAAGTTTGTGGAGAAAATTCAGCATTTACCAAAGATGtatttagaaattttgattatgagAAGTTCACTCAATCTCCTTTATCCACG CTTCCCTTAAAGTTGAATTTGCTTCCGGCAGATTCCAGAATAAGCAGCACGGAATATAAAGAAAAAGTCATTAAAGGAGAGGCACATGTATTGGTGGATGTACGGCCAGGACATCACTTCGAGATTGTTTCTCTTCCGAACTCTATAAACATCCCACTCACAAGTTTGGAGTCAAGACTACCTGAGGTTTCATCAgcattgaaagaaaaagaagagcaGGATGGAACTAATCCTGGTTCCGGTGTTAGCCTATACATGGTATGTAGAAGAGGCAACGATTCACAGAGAGCTGTGCAGCTTCTCAAGACCATGGGATTCACTTCAGCTAAGGATATCATTGGGGGGCTTGAGTCCTGGGCACGTGACGTGGATCCGAACTTTCCTACGTATTAG